CCATAGTAGTTCTACTTTAGTTTTTGCTGTAAAACGAAAAGCATTTATTTTTATCAAAATAATAATTTGTTCCAATTTTATGTCAATACGTACACTAAAGTCCTTTAGGCTCTGGAATTTTCCATTTTGTTTTCGTTCTTGCTCTATTGCTTCTGCCTGTTTTTTTTCAAAATTGGCAATGTGAATAAAGCCTAAAAAAATATTTTTGTCGATGATTGTTGTAAGGTAGCTACTGTTGTTAACGCATGGTAATTCAATATTTGCCCCTTGTCGCTGGGCTTCATTTACATATACCCAAGTATGATAAAAACCACCGAAATTATTTATAACAGCTACCATAAATTCAAGAGGGAAATATGTTTTTAGATAAAGGCTTTGCAGGCTTTCTACGGCATAGGATGCAGAATGTGCTTTTGAAAAAGAATATCCTCCGAATGATTCAATTTGTCTCCAAACTTCTTGTGTGATTTTTGGCGGATAGCCTCGCTCGTTACAGTTATTAAAGAATTTTTCCACTATTCTTTGAAATTCCTTTTTACTGCGAAATTTACCACTCATAGCTCTGCGTAATACATCGGAATCGGCAAGGTCAAGTCCTGCAAAATGATGACATACTTTTAAAACGTCTTCCTGATAAACCATAACGCCATAGGTTTCTTTTAATTCCTCTTCCATTATGGGGTGTATATATTTGAAATTGTTGGGGTTGTGAAAACGATAGATGTATTCTTTCATCATGCCGGATTTGGCAACTCCCGGGCGAATGATTGAACTTGCCGCAACAAGGCTTATGTAATTATCACATTTCAATTTTTTTAACAATCCACGCATAGCAGGACTTTCAATGTAAAAACAACCGCATGTTTCAGCATTTTTTAATTGTTCTTTTATCTTTTTGTCTTCTTTAAATTTATTGATTTGGTGAACATCAACTTTTATGTTTTTATTTTCAAGGATAATGTTTGCACAATCGTTAATATGTCCTATCCCTCTCTGGCTGAGTATGTCAAATTTCTCAAATCCTAAACTTTCTGCAACGTACATATCCCATTGTGTTGTAGGATAACCTTTCGGAGGCATATCAACTGCTGTGTAATAGCTGAGGGGCTTTTCCGAAATTAGAATTCCTCCTGCATGAATAGAACGGATGTTTGGAAAGCCTAACATCATTTTACCGATATTAATTATCTTTTCAGAAATATGGTTTTTGTTTTTTTCGCTTTCAGGGTTTTTAACAAGAGCGTCAATTTCGGATTTAGGCAAACCATAAATTTTAGCTAATTCCCTTAAAGTAGATCGCCCTTTAAAAGTTGTTGTTGCTCCTAACAAAGCCGTATGTTCTTTCCCATATCGTTTAAAAATATAATCTGTTACTTCATTTCTTTCTTTCCATGAATAATCAATATCAAAATCAGGTGGACTGCTACGTTTAGGGTTTATAAATCTTTCAAAGTAAAGGTTTAACTCTATCGGGTCAACATTTGTGATTTTCAAGCAATAAGCAACAATGCTATTTGCTCCGCTTCCTCGCCCTACATGATAAAATCCTCGCGACATTGAATAACGAATAATATCCCATGCTATTAAAAAATATGCAGAAAAATTAAGTTCATCAATTAATTTAAGTTCATGTTTTATACGTTTTATTGCTTCCTTATTATTTTTTTCATAGCGATAAAGCAAACCATC
The DNA window shown above is from Bacteroidota bacterium and carries:
- the dnaE gene encoding DNA polymerase III subunit alpha, which translates into the protein TLSIEALTENAKKLGIQSLVLTDINNSMAIPDFVKSCKEKGIKPIAGMEFRNKDNRFLYFAIAKNNKGFKELNDFISNHNINKTEITTTEFTDAYVIYPFGSKKINELKENEFIGVKPKEITKLIFSEYRQNQSKLIIQQPVSFRDNNDFELHKHLRAIDRNILLSQLTQEQLASPDEVMLSQEKLLKLYKDYPQIVKNTEKLITECSIDFEYKSNKNKATFTGSKYDDKLLLEKLAFDGLLYRYEKNNKEAIKRIKHELKLIDELNFSAYFLIAWDIIRYSMSRGFYHVGRGSGANSIVAYCLKITNVDPIELNLYFERFINPKRSSPPDFDIDYSWKERNEVTDYIFKRYGKEHTALLGATTTFKGRSTLRELAKIYGLPKSEIDALVKNPESEKNKNHISEKIINIGKMMLGFPNIRSIHAGGILISEKPLSYYTAVDMPPKGYPTTQWDMYVAESLGFEKFDILSQRGIGHINDCANIILENKNIKVDVHQINKFKEDKKIKEQLKNAETCGCFYIESPAMRGLLKKLKCDNYISLVAASSIIRPGVAKSGMMKEYIYRFHNPNNFKYIHPIMEEELKETYGVMVYQEDVLKVCHHFAGLDLADSDVLRRAMSGKFRSKKEFQRIVEKFFNNCNERGYPPKITQEVWRQIESFGGYSFSKAHSASYAVESLQSLYLKTYFPLEFMVAVINNFGGFYHTWVYVNEAQRQGANIELPCVNNSSYLTTIIDKNIFLGFIHIANFEKKQAEAIEQERKQNGKFQSLKDFSVRIDIKLEQIIILIKINAFRFTAKTKVELLWEAHLLLGKKETLKKQSMLFYMPSKKFELPKLETGKIEDAYDEIEMLGFTVSLSFFDLLKTSFRGEIQAKDLDKNVGRKVRMIGRLVTIKYVRTVKKEIMHFGTFVDKNGVFFDTTHFPDSLRKYPFRGSGMYLLLGKVVEEFGYASIEVYKQAKLPIVADPREK